In Bacteroidota bacterium, the genomic window ATGTAATTTGGAACAAAAAATTTGTTTGTAATATTTTAATTTTACACTACAAATTAGTAACCAAAAATTAATATTTTTTGTATAAAGAGTAATTAAATTTTAATTCTGGAATTCATAACTTTAGCTAAAATCAAATACTAAATCTATGGAAAAAAGCATAAATATTTCATCTAAAATTGAAAACTTAAGAGTCATTGAAAAAATTATTGATGAAATATCTGCTCAATGCTGCTTAAGCAACGAAATTTATGGGAATGTTTTGATTGCTACTCTTGAAGCTGTTAATAATGCTATTACCCATGGAAATAAATTAGACGAAACCAAAATTGTGACCTTAAGTTTCGTATGCAGTGAAGAGGAATTAAAAATCGTTGTGATTGACCAAGGTTGTGGTTTTGACTATTTGCATATACCTGATCCTACAGCTCCGGAAAATTTAGAAAATATTAATGGAAGAGGAATTTTCCTTATGGAAAAACTCTCTGATGAATTGAATTTTTACAATAAGGGAAGTAAAGTAGAACTTATTTTTAATCTTACATAAATTGGCAATAAATTATTTTTCCCAGGATATTGATTTTATCCTGAAAGGTAAATGTGATACGAGAAGATGGATCGCGAAAGTGATACATCTTTTTCATTTTAAAGCGGGTGATATTAATTATATTTTCGTCAGTAATAATTATATTCTTGAAATCAATCAAAAATATTTAGCTCATGATTATTTTACGGATATCATCACTTTTGATAACTCCGAAAAAAAAGATGTAATTAACGGGGACATTTATATTAGCATAGATACTGTTAAATCGAACGCAACAAAGTATGATGTAACCTTTGAAAATGAATTAAAAAGGGTGATGATACATGGTATCCTTCATTTAATCGGGTTTAATGATCATACCGAAGAGGAAAAAATTGTAATGAGGGAAAAAGAAGATAGTTGTTTAAAATTACTTTTTAGTTGATAGGATAGAAGTGATGATAAAAGATTATGATATAATTGTAGTTGGTGCTGGTCATGCAGGTTGTGAAGCTGCTGCTGCTTCTGCAAATATGGGGGCTAAAACTTTACTCATTACCATGGATATGACAAAAATGGGGCAGATGTCGTGTAATCCTGCGATGGGTGGAATTGCAAAAGGACAAATTGTAAGGGAAATAGATGCACTTGGAGGATATTCGGGAATTGTAACAGATATGACTTCCATTCAGTTTCGTATGTTGAATATTTCAAAGGGCCCTGCTATGTGGAGTCCCAGGTCTCAGTGTGACCGTATGCAGTTTAGCCGTCACTGGAGAATGGTGCTAGAAGGAATAGAAAATTTGGATTTCTGGCAGGATAATGTTTTGGAATTACTATTAAAGGATGATGCTGTTGTTGGTGTAAAAACCCAAATGAATGTTACATTTTATTCAAAAGCAGTTGTTTTGACCAATGGAACATTTTTAAATGGATTGATACATGTTGGGCGAACCCATTTCGGTGGAGGTAGGATAGGGGAGCTTCCCTCAATTGGTATTTCACAACAATTGAATCAGATTGGTTTTGAAGTTGGAAGGATGAAAACAGGTACTCCTGCAAGATTAGATGGCCGATCTATAGATTATTCAAAACTCATTGAACAAAAGGGTGACGATGAAGGGAAATTTTCATTTTTAAAAAATACTGCAGAGAAATTAAAACAAAGAAGTTGTTATATTACCTATACCAATAAAGCAGTACATGATATTTTAAGGACAGGATTCAAAGATTCTCCTTTGTTTCAGGGAATAATTAAAGGCAAAGGGCCGAGATATTGCCCGAGTATCGAAGATAAAATCGTTACATTTTCGGGCAGGGATAAACATCAGATATTTTTAGAACCTGAGGGTGAGCATACCATAGAATATTATATTAATGGATTTTCTTCTTCGCTTCCCTGGGATATACAATATGAAGGTTTAAAAAAAATAAAAGGGCTTGAAAATGTCCGGATATTCCGACCTGGTTATGCCATAGAATATGATTATTATCCT contains:
- a CDS encoding ATP-binding protein, with product MEKSINISSKIENLRVIEKIIDEISAQCCLSNEIYGNVLIATLEAVNNAITHGNKLDETKIVTLSFVCSEEELKIVVIDQGCGFDYLHIPDPTAPENLENINGRGIFLMEKLSDELNFYNKGSKVELIFNLT
- the ybeY gene encoding rRNA maturation RNase YbeY gives rise to the protein MAINYFSQDIDFILKGKCDTRRWIAKVIHLFHFKAGDINYIFVSNNYILEINQKYLAHDYFTDIITFDNSEKKDVINGDIYISIDTVKSNATKYDVTFENELKRVMIHGILHLIGFNDHTEEEKIVMREKEDSCLKLLFS
- the mnmG gene encoding tRNA uridine-5-carboxymethylaminomethyl(34) synthesis enzyme MnmG; its protein translation is MIKDYDIIVVGAGHAGCEAAAASANMGAKTLLITMDMTKMGQMSCNPAMGGIAKGQIVREIDALGGYSGIVTDMTSIQFRMLNISKGPAMWSPRSQCDRMQFSRHWRMVLEGIENLDFWQDNVLELLLKDDAVVGVKTQMNVTFYSKAVVLTNGTFLNGLIHVGRTHFGGGRIGELPSIGISQQLNQIGFEVGRMKTGTPARLDGRSIDYSKLIEQKGDDEGKFSFLKNTAEKLKQRSCYITYTNKAVHDILRTGFKDSPLFQGIIKGKGPRYCPSIEDKIVTFSGRDKHQIFLEPEGEHTIEYYINGFSSSLPWDIQYEGLKKIKGLENVRIFRPGYAIEYDYYPPIQLNHNLETKRIENLFFAGQINGTTGYEEAASQGLMAGINAALKIKGEPEFVLSRDQSYIGVLIDDLVTKGVDEPYRMFTARAEYRILLRQDNADERLTDLSYNIGLAKKDRVDFTREKYAKKNLVMDFLKEYSIAPDEINPFLDRKKSSTLKYGVKLKDLLLRPEISIRELCSSVKSLADLANTLGENSQEILESCEISLKYDGYIEREKQLAKKMKRLEDIKIPDKFNFSSLNSLSTEARQKLTRISPRTIGQASRIPGVSPSDVNILLVYLGR